In Pseudomonas sp. Q1-7, the genomic window ATGCCTACGCCCAACTGTTCGTCAGCGCCGGCGTCGACCCGTTGCCGGAGACCTTGCCGGACGACAAGCTGGCGACCATCGCCAGCGCCCTGCAAAGCGGCGAGTCGCGCTGGGAAAGCGGGGACATCGGCGGACGGTAGGAGCGAATTTATTCGCGATGGACAGCGCAGCTGTCCCGTAGGGTGGATGGCGCTTTTTCATCCACCAGCGGCGCCATGCCGGTCTTCGGATGGTGGACCGGTGAAGCACGCTGCTGGCCCCCTCTCCCTCTGGGAGAGGGTTGGGGTGAGGGTGGTTTCCGGCTTGCTCGAAGCCACCCGATTCGCGAATGAATTCGCTCCCACAGTTCGTCGCCCGGTTGCAATCCGGGAAAATCCAGTCGCCTTGGCGAATGAATTCGCCCCCACAGGGCAAAGCGAGACCCATCGCCCCGCCTCAGTGCGCATGCTCCCCATGGTCATGCCCTTCATCATCAGCCGCCCCGGCCCCATGGCCGTGACCGTGACTGGCGCTTTCGCCGCCGCCGTGCTGGTGCCCGTCGCTGCTGGCCACCAGTTGCCGATAGCCGTCCGCATCCAGGGCCGGTAGCTGCTTCAGGAAGGCCACCAGGCCCCAGATGTGCTCGTCGCCCATGCTCTTGCCCCAGGCTGGCATGCCGGTGGACTTGATGCCGTGCTTGATGATCCAGAAGGCCGCCGCCGGGTCGCCGTCCACCCCGAGCCGGGCGAGGTTCGGCGGGGCGGGGTAGAGGGCCTGGCTGAGTTCGGTGGCGGCAAGGCCCGGTGCCAGGTGGCAGTCCACGCACATGGCGTCGTAGTTGCCGGCGCCGGCACGGATCAGGTCCGCGCCGGTCAGCGGTGGAACCTGGATATTCCGTGCGCGTACCTCGATGGAGCGGTCCCGCGCGGCGGCGAGGAAGGCGTGCACCAGGGAGTAGTGCGGGTCGTCGGCGGCGACGTTCACCATGCCGTTGTACACCACCCCGGCGGCACCGGCGGTGACCACCAGGCCGGCGAGGGCCAGGGTCTTTATTGTTCTTTTCATGGTCGGGCTCTCAGAACCAGAGGCGGATACCGGCAACGAAGCGCGCTTCGTTGTTGTCCTCGCCTTCTTCGCGGGCGAAGTCGGCGGTGTTGCCGTAGTTGCGATTCCAGGTCACGCCGATATAGGGCGCGAACTCGCGGACGATCTCGTAGCGCAGGCGCAGTCCCACTTCGGTATTGGCCAGCCCCGAGCCGGCGCCGCGTTCGTGATCGTTGCGGCCGTAGAGGTTCACTTCCGCCGTCGGCTGCAGGATCAGCCGGTTGGTCAACAGGATGTCGTAGTCGCCTTCCAGGCGCAGGGCGCTCTGACCGTTCTCGCCGAGGAAGGCGGTGGCTTCCGCCTCGAAGCCGTACAGGGCCATGCCCTGCACGCCGAAGGCGGCCCAGGTCTGCGGCGAACCCGGCTTGAAATCCTGGCGCACGCCGGCCACCAGGTCCCACCAGGGGCCGATGGCGCGGCCGTAGAGCGCCTGCACCTCGGCTTCCTCGGTGGTGCCGTTGGCGCGTTCACCCTCGGAGCGGAACCAGAAACGGTTGATGTCGCCGCCGATCCAGCCGGAAGCGTCCCAGCTCAGCACGCTGGCATCGTCGGCGTCCTGGTATTCCAGCTGGTCCAGCAGGAAGAAGCTGTGGATACCGCCGGCGTGCATGCGGTGCGGCGGTAGCGCCGGGAAGGCTGCCGCGCGATCGGCGTCGGTCGGTGTCGGAATGGGCGTGCGGCTGCCGTAGCCGGGGATGGCGGAAGGCGGCTGGCCGTGCTGCATCTGGCTGTGGTCCATGGCACCGTGGTCCATCTGGCCGTGCTGCATTTGGCTATGGTCCATGGCGCCGTGGTCCATCTGGCCGTGCTGCATCTGGCTGTGGTCCATGGCGCCGTGGTCCATCTGGCCGTGCTGCATCTGGCTATGGTCCATGGCGCCGTGGTCCATCTGGCCGTGCTGCATTTGGCTGTGGTCCATGGCACCGTGGTCCATGCTTTCCGCCGCCTGTGCGCCGCCAGCCGTGGCCAGCGCCAGGGCGAGCAGGGCAGGGCGCTTGAGGCTATCGATCATCGTTGCTGTCCGCCTTGGGCTTGGCGTCCTTGTGCATGGCGCCGTGGTCCATCTTCGAGTGATCCATGCCGTTCATCTGGCTGTGATCCATGGCGCCGTGATCCATCTGCCCATGGCTCATCTGGTCATGCGCCATCTTCTTGTGCGGTTCGCCAGCGTGGGCGTTGTGCTGGCCAGCCTGGTCGTTCTCGCCGGCCCAGGCGGCGGGGGCCAGCAGGACGAGGGCCAGGGTGGCGGCGCCGAGGATCTGCATCGATTGGTTCATGTCTCTCTCCTTATTCGTCCACGCGGACTTCACGGAACATGCCCATGTCCATGTGGAACAGCAGGTGGCAGTGGTAGGCCCAGCGGCCCAGGGCGTCCGCGGTGACGCGGTAGCTGCGGCGCGTGCCGGGCGGCATGTCGATGGTGTGCTTGCGCACCAGGAAGTTGCCCTGCTCATCCTCCAGGTCGCTCCACAGGCCGTGGAGGTGGATGGGGTGGGTCATCATGGTGTCGTTGACCAGGGTGATGCGCAGGCGCTCGCCGTACATGAGGCGAATGGGCTCGGCATCGGCGAAGGGAATGCCGTCGAAGGACCAGGAGAAGCGCTCCATGTGCCCGGTCAGGTGCAGTTCGAGGGTTCGGCCCGGCTCGCGGCCGTCCGGGTCGGGGAAGGTGCTGCGCAGGTCGGCGTAGGTCAGCACGCGGCGGCCGTTGTCACGCAGGCCGATGCCGGGGTCCGCCAGCTTGGGCGCCGGGGTCATGGTCTGCATGTCCACCAGCGGGTTGTCGGTTTCCGACGCGGGATGGCTCTGCATGGCGCCGCCCATGGCCATGCCGGCGTGGTCCATGCCCGCCATCTGGCTGTGATCCATGCCGGAGTGGTCCATGCCTGGCATGGCGGAGTGATCCATGCCGGCCATCTCGCCGTGTCCCATGTCGCCGTGGTCCATGCCCATGTCGGCCATGCCGATCAGCGGGCGCGGGTCCGGCTGAGGGACGCTCGCGCTCAACCCTTCGCGTACCGCCAGGGTGCCGCGCGCGTAGCCGGAGCGATCCATGGACTGGGCGAAGACGGTGTAGGCCTCGGCGCCCTGCGGCTCCACCAGTACGTCGTAGGTTTCCGCCACGGCAATGCGGAACTCGTCCACCTCCACCGGCTCCACGGGCTGGCCGTCGGCGGCGATCACCGTCATCTTCAGGCCGGGGATGCGCACGTCGAAGTAGGTCATGGCCGAGCCGTTGATGAAGCGCAGGCGGATTTTCTCGCCCGGCTGGAACAGCCCGGTCCAGTTGCCGTCCGGCGCCTGGCCGTTGAGCAGGTAGGTGTAGGTGGCGCCGCTCACGTCCGCGAGGTCGG contains:
- a CDS encoding copper resistance system multicopper oxidase — its product is MQCKTSRRTFVKGLAAGGLIGGLGLWKTPVWAVTSPGQPTVLSGTEFDLFIGKTPVNFTGKARIAKTINGTLPGPLLRWREGDTVTLRVHNRLDEDTSIHWHGMILPANMDGVPGFSFAGIAPDGLYEYRFQVKQHGTYWYHSHSGLQEQEGVYGPIVIDPKEPEPYSYQRDYVVMLSDWTDEDPARVMAKLKKQSDYYNQHKRTLGDFIDDVADKGWAATLADRRMWAEMKMSPTDLADVSGATYTYLLNGQAPDGNWTGLFQPGEKIRLRFINGSAMTYFDVRIPGLKMTVIAADGQPVEPVEVDEFRIAVAETYDVLVEPQGAEAYTVFAQSMDRSGYARGTLAVREGLSASVPQPDPRPLIGMADMGMDHGDMGHGEMAGMDHSAMPGMDHSGMDHSQMAGMDHAGMAMGGAMQSHPASETDNPLVDMQTMTPAPKLADPGIGLRDNGRRVLTYADLRSTFPDPDGREPGRTLELHLTGHMERFSWSFDGIPFADAEPIRLMYGERLRITLVNDTMMTHPIHLHGLWSDLEDEQGNFLVRKHTIDMPPGTRRSYRVTADALGRWAYHCHLLFHMDMGMFREVRVDE
- a CDS encoding copper resistance protein B codes for the protein MIDSLKRPALLALALATAGGAQAAESMDHGAMDHSQMQHGQMDHGAMDHSQMQHGQMDHGAMDHSQMQHGQMDHGAMDHSQMQHGQMDHGAMDHSQMQHGQPPSAIPGYGSRTPIPTPTDADRAAAFPALPPHRMHAGGIHSFFLLDQLEYQDADDASVLSWDASGWIGGDINRFWFRSEGERANGTTEEAEVQALYGRAIGPWWDLVAGVRQDFKPGSPQTWAAFGVQGMALYGFEAEATAFLGENGQSALRLEGDYDILLTNRLILQPTAEVNLYGRNDHERGAGSGLANTEVGLRLRYEIVREFAPYIGVTWNRNYGNTADFAREEGEDNNEARFVAGIRLWF